From the genome of Longimicrobium sp.:
ACCGCGGGGTTGCTGCTCGACCAGCGGATCCCGGAGGGAGTCGGGACGATCACGCAATCGACCGTGTTTTCATCCACCTTCCCGGCGACCCGCACCCCGGAGCACCGCGCCGCGTACGGCTGGAAGCGCGCGGTGTCGCCCGTTAGCACGATCGGCCGCCGGGGAGTGGTCATGTCGTCGCCGGTGTAATACGGCTGGGCCAGCCCTCCACCGAACGACAGCACCATCACCGTGAAGCGCCCGTCGCTCCCCGTCCCCAATTCGCAGGCGTTGGCGGCGCCGAGAAGCACGGTGAGAGCGAGCGCACGTCTCAGAGGGGTCGGCATGATCCATCGAGGAGGAGGGATGCGGGGCGGTGACGGGTACCAACCGTAACCAAACACTCCGGATTCCGCAAGTTGGCCCACGGCAAGCGGGTACGAAAGCGAGGCGCGGGCACCTGCCCGCGCCTCGCCGTCCAGCGCAACGCTGGTCGTCAGCTGCGGAGGCTGACGCTCAGGCCCCCGCGAGCTCCGGCTGGCGGGCGTTCGGACGTACGGGCTTGGCGCCCGTGATCTTCTTGTAGGTCGTCAGGGCCTGGGCCACCACCTGGTCCATGTTGTAGTAGCGATAGGTCGCGAGCCGCCCCACGAACCACACGCCCTGCGTCTCCTCGGCCAGGTCGCGATACTGACGGTACAGCTCGGCGTTCTCGGGCCGGGGAATGGGATAGTACGGATCGCCCTCGTCGCCGGGGTACTCGAAGACGATGCTCGTCTTGGGGTGCTCCTGGCCGGTGAGATACTTGAATTCCGTGATCCGCGTGTACGGATGCTCGTTTGGATAGTTGACTACCGCGGCCGGCTGGTACCGTTCCTGGTTCAGCGTCTGGTGGCGGAACGTGAGCGAGCGGTACGGCAGCTTGCCGAACCGGAAGTCGAAGTACTCGTCGATGGGACCCGTGTAGATCACCTCGCCGTACGGAATCTGCCCCTCCACCTCACGGAAGTCCGTGTTCAACATCACCTTGATGTTGGGGTGCGCCAGCATGTTCTCGAACATGCGGGTGTACCCGTGCAGGGGCATGGCCTGGTAGGTGTCCGTAAAGTAGCGGTCGTCGCGGCTGGTGCGCGTGGGGACGCGCGCCGTCACCTGCGCGTCCAGCTCCGACGGGTCCACCCCCCACTGCTTTCGCGTGTAGTTGCGAAAGAACTTCTCGTACAGCTCGCGCCCCACCTTGCTGACCACCACATCCTCGGACGTGCGAATCTCGTCCACCGGCTCCGCGACGGACTTGAAGAACTCGTCGACCTGGAAGGCGGTGAGCGACAGCCCGTACAGCGAGTTGATGGTGTCGAGGTTGATGGGCATGGGCACCAGCATGCCGTCGACGCTGGCGCGCACGCGGTGCTCGTACGGACGCCACTCCGTGAAGCGGCCCAGGTAGTCCCACACCTCGCGCGAGTTGGTGTGGAAAATGTGCGGCCCGTAGCGGTGGACGAGGATGCCCGCGTCGTCGTAGTGGTCGTACGCGTTGCCGCCGACGTGGTTGCGCTTGTCGACCACCAGAACCCGCTTTCCCGCGCCCACGGCCAGCCGCTCGGCCAGGACGCTCCCCGCGAACCCCGCCCCGACGATCAAGTAGTCGAACATCAATCCCCCGCGGAAGCCATCAGTCCCGAAACTTCGTTCTCCAGCGCATCCCACTCGTCGCCCGCGGCGAACATCCGCTGCTCCAGCACCTCCTCCATCAGCTCGCTCATCTCCTGCCACGTGCGGTCCCACGAAGTCTTGGCCAGCTCCACATCGACTCTCTCCAGCCAGCCCCGGCGATCCGATTCCGCCAGGGCGGATTCGATCGCCTGCACCCACTCGTCCACCGTCTCGGCGATGTGCACCAGCCCCGTGCTTCCCCACGCCCGGACGACGTCCACGATGGGCGAGCTCACCGTCGGCAGCCCGGCAGCGAGGTACTCCGGCGTCTTGGTGGGGCTGATGAACCGCGTGTGCTCGTTGCGGGCGAAGAAGAGCGCGGCCACGTCCCATCCGCCCAGGTAGTCGGGCAACTCCGCGTACGGCTTGCCCGCCAGGTAGTGGATGTTGGCCGCGCGAGGCAGATCGTCTTCATCCAGCTTGGCGGCAGGACCCACGAACACCAGATGCCAGTCGGGGCGCGCCGCCGCCAGGCCGCGCACCAGCTCCAGGTCCAGCCGCTCGTCGAGCACGCCGCAGTATCCGATACGGGGATGCGGGATGCCGGCCTGGTCCGCCGGGTCATCGACGTCGCCCCGCGCGCGGTTGAAGTGCGCGGCGTCGATGCTGCTGGGGAACAGGTGGATGGACGGGTGAAGGCCCACCCGTGCCTCGTAGATGCTCCGCCCGCCGGTGAACACCAGGTCCGCGCGCTCCAGCAGCTCGCGCTCGCGGTCCGGCAGGTGGTCGGGCGCCCACTTGAAGCTCTTCAGCTCGTCCATCACGTCGTAGACGGTGGCGAGCGGCTGCAGGTGGCGCGTGTAGCCCACCGCCAGCGGATCGTAGTACCAGGCCACGTGCTCGCCGATGCCCTGCTCGGCCATGAAGGCGTCCAGCAGCTCGCACAGCATGACGTCGCTGGCGTCCCATCCGTGCCAGGGCAGGTGCGGCACCGCCACCACCAGCCCGTCGTCGCGCGTGCTGACGTCCAGCCACGGCTCCGCCGCGTCGTACGCGGGGGCCTGCCAGAAGAACACGCGCCGTTCGCGGGCAAAGCGGCTCATCAGGTGGTGGGGCCGCTGAAAGACGAAGTCCCAGCTCAGATGGCAGAGACAAAGAAGGTCCGGCTTGTCGTACGGTCCGGCGGCAGCGTGGGGCTGGTGATGCATGGCTTTACGGGCAAGGGAGCACGGCGGGGCAAGGTCGGCGAAGGGAGCGCGGCCAAGTGCCCGGAACCGGGATTGAGGTGCCATCACGGGCGCAAACGCTGTGCCCTCTTTGTTGA
Proteins encoded in this window:
- the glf gene encoding UDP-galactopyranose mutase → MFDYLIVGAGFAGSVLAERLAVGAGKRVLVVDKRNHVGGNAYDHYDDAGILVHRYGPHIFHTNSREVWDYLGRFTEWRPYEHRVRASVDGMLVPMPINLDTINSLYGLSLTAFQVDEFFKSVAEPVDEIRTSEDVVVSKVGRELYEKFFRNYTRKQWGVDPSELDAQVTARVPTRTSRDDRYFTDTYQAMPLHGYTRMFENMLAHPNIKVMLNTDFREVEGQIPYGEVIYTGPIDEYFDFRFGKLPYRSLTFRHQTLNQERYQPAAVVNYPNEHPYTRITEFKYLTGQEHPKTSIVFEYPGDEGDPYYPIPRPENAELYRQYRDLAEETQGVWFVGRLATYRYYNMDQVVAQALTTYKKITGAKPVRPNARQPELAGA
- a CDS encoding glycosyltransferase, encoding MHHQPHAAAGPYDKPDLLCLCHLSWDFVFQRPHHLMSRFARERRVFFWQAPAYDAAEPWLDVSTRDDGLVVAVPHLPWHGWDASDVMLCELLDAFMAEQGIGEHVAWYYDPLAVGYTRHLQPLATVYDVMDELKSFKWAPDHLPDRERELLERADLVFTGGRSIYEARVGLHPSIHLFPSSIDAAHFNRARGDVDDPADQAGIPHPRIGYCGVLDERLDLELVRGLAAARPDWHLVFVGPAAKLDEDDLPRAANIHYLAGKPYAELPDYLGGWDVAALFFARNEHTRFISPTKTPEYLAAGLPTVSSPIVDVVRAWGSTGLVHIAETVDEWVQAIESALAESDRRGWLERVDVELAKTSWDRTWQEMSELMEEVLEQRMFAAGDEWDALENEVSGLMASAGD